One window of Mixophyes fleayi isolate aMixFle1 chromosome 3, aMixFle1.hap1, whole genome shotgun sequence genomic DNA carries:
- the LOC142144867 gene encoding mRNA decay activator protein ZFP36L2-like, translating into MSATLLSAFYDIDLFCKNEKVLNNLNLSSMLDKKAVGSPLSTQNSSLIPGFLRRHSASNLQALANNNNSSPKFCNNNLKESVVNTTALLNKENKFRDRSFSENGERSQHLMHLQQQQQQQKSGAQINSTRYKTELCRPFEESGTCKYGEKCQFAHGFHELRSLTRHPKYKTELCRTFHTIGFCPYGPRCHFIHNAEERRQAPGGGGSPTDCFNGQRPKLHHSLSFSGFPNHSLDSPLLESPTSRTPPPQPSNSLYCEEAVPCANNAFTFSGQELSLITPLAIQTHNLSGFNAAAYCRQQQQQTSSNSPPPSLNFQPLRRLSESPVFDAPPSPPDSLSDRESYVSGSLSSGSLSGSDSPTLDSNRRLPIFSRLSISDD; encoded by the exons ATGTCTGCAACACTTTTATCAGCCTTCTACGACATTGACTTGTTCTGTAAG AACGAGAAAGTCCTGAACAATCTGAACCTGAGCAGCATGCTGGATAAGAAGGCGGTAGGCAGCCCGTTGTCTACCCAAAATTCCAGCTTAATCCCGGGGTTCCTGCGCAGACACTCGGCCAGCAACTTGCAGGCTCTGGCCAACAACAACAACTCGTCCCCCAAGTTCTGCAACAACAACCTCAAGGAATCTGTGGTGAACACCACCGCCCTGCTGAACAAAGAGAACAAGTTCCGGGACCGTTCGTTCAGTGAGAATGGGGAGCGCAGCCAGCACCTCAtgcacctccagcagcagcaacagcagcaaaagTCTGGGGCACAGATAAACTCCACCCGCTACAAGACAGAGCTGTGCCGGCCTTTCGAGGAGAGTGGCACCTGCAAGTATGGGGAGAAGTGCCAGTTTGCCCATGGCTTCCATGAGTTGCGCAGCCTGACCCGACACCCCAAGTACAAGACAGAGCTGTGCCGCACTTTCCACACCATCGGCTTCTGCCCCTATGGTCCCCGTTGCCACTTCATCCACAACGCCGAGGAGAGGAGGCAGGCACCCGGTGGAGGTGGCTCCCCTACGGACTGCTTCAACGGCCAGCGCCCCAAGCTGCACCACAGTCTCAGCTTCTCCGGGTTCCCTAACCACAGCCTGGACTCCCCTCTGCTGGAGAGCCCAACCTCCCGCACTCCTCCTCCGCAGCCCTCCAACTCCCTGTACTGCGAGGAGGCGGTGCCATGTGCCAACAATGCCTTCACGTTCTCTGGCCAGGAGCTGAGTCTCATCACCCCACTGGCCATCCAGACCCACAACCTGTCTGGGTTCAACGCTGCAGCCTACTGtcgccagcagcagcagcaaactTCCTCCAACTCGCCCCCTCCAAGCCTCAACTTCCAACCCCTGAGGCGCCTCTCTGAGTCCCCTGTGTTTGATGCTCCCCCCAGTCCACCTGACTCCCTCTCTGACCGAGAGAGCTATGTGAGTGGCTCCCTGAGCTCTGGCAGCCTGAGTGGATCGGATTCCCCCACCCTGGACTCAAACAGGCGCTTGCCCATCTTCAGCAGGCTGTCAATCTCTGATGACTGA
- the LOC142144868 gene encoding mRNA decay activator protein ZFP36L2-like → MSATLLSAFYDIDLFCKNEKVLNNLNLSSMLDKKAVGSPLSTQNSSLIPGFLRRHSASNLQALANNNNSSPKFCNNNLKESVVNTTALLNKENKFRDRSFSENGERSQHLMHLQQQQQQQKSGAQINSTRYKTELCRPFEESGTCKYGEKCQFAHGFHELRSLTRHPKYKTELCRTFHTIGFCPYGPRCHFIHNAEERRQAPGGGGSPTDCFNGQRPKLHHSLSFSGFPNHSLDSPLLESPTSRTPPPQPSNSLYCEEAVPCANNAFTFSGQELSLITPLAIQTHNLSGFNAAAYCRQQQQQTSSNSPPPSLNFQPLRRLSESPVFDAPPSPPDSLSDRESYVSGSLSSGSLSGSDSPTLDSNRRLPIFSRLSISDD, encoded by the exons ATGTCTGCAACACTTTTATCAGCCTTCTACGACATTGACTTGTTCTGTAAG AACGAGAAAGTCCTGAACAATCTGAACCTGAGCAGCATGCTGGATAAGAAGGCGGTAGGCAGCCCGTTGTCTACCCAAAATTCCAGCTTAATCCCGGGGTTCCTGCGCAGACACTCGGCCAGCAACTTGCAGGCTCTGGCCAACAACAACAACTCGTCCCCCAAGTTCTGCAACAACAACCTCAAGGAATCTGTGGTGAACACCACCGCCCTGCTGAACAAAGAGAACAAGTTCCGGGACCGTTCGTTCAGTGAGAATGGGGAGCGCAGCCAGCACCTCAtgcacctccagcagcagcaacagcagcaaaagTCTGGGGCACAGATAAACTCCACCCGCTACAAGACAGAGCTGTGCCGGCCTTTCGAGGAGAGTGGCACCTGCAAGTATGGGGAGAAGTGCCAGTTTGCCCATGGCTTCCATGAGTTGCGCAGCCTGACCCGACACCCCAAGTACAAGACAGAGCTGTGCCGCACTTTCCACACCATCGGCTTCTGCCCCTATGGTCCCCGTTGCCACTTCATCCACAACGCCGAGGAGAGGAGGCAGGCACCCGGTGGAGGTGGCTCCCCTACGGACTGCTTCAATGGCCAGCGCCCCAAGCTGCACCACAGTCTCAGCTTCTCCGGGTTCCCTAACCACAGCCTGGACTCCCCTCTGCTGGAGAGCCCAACCTCCCGCACTCCTCCTCCGCAGCCCTCCAACTCCCTGTACTGCGAGGAGGCGGTGCCATGTGCCAACAATGCCTTCACGTTCTCTGGCCAGGAGCTGAGTCTCATCACCCCACTGGCCATCCAGACCCACAACCTGTCTGGGTTCAACGCTGCAGCCTACTGtcgccagcagcagcagcaaactTCCTCCAACTCGCCCCCTCCAAGCCTCAACTTCCAACCCCTGAGGCGCCTCTCTGAGTCCCCTGTGTTTGATGCTCCCCCCAGTCCACCTGACTCCCTCTCTGACCGAGAGAGCTATGTGAGTGGCTCCCTGAGCTCTGGCAGCCTGAGTGGATCGGATTCCCCCACCCTGGACTCAAACAGGCGCTTGCCCATCTTCAGCAGGCTGTCAATCTCTGATGACTGA